Within Triticum dicoccoides isolate Atlit2015 ecotype Zavitan chromosome 1B, WEW_v2.0, whole genome shotgun sequence, the genomic segment CCGTGGTGCTTTAGTCCAGTTTTGTTACTCTGTCATGCTAGCAGTTTGTAATCCCCACTGTGTGTGTAAGATGATTCATCGGAAAGTTATTAGTATGTTCATGAAGAGAAAAAGTTATTTCATCACCTTAGATTCTGTAGTAGGATGCACTGTAAAACCTCTCGACATGCAGAATAATAGCCGTCTGAGTCCTCACTGCAGCgccaaagaaaaagaaagacaAGGTACTGGAAATAATGCTGCTGCCTAAGATCAAACAGGTGTACCGGCACGGTATGTGCAGAAAAATGCCAGATGACTAGggctttcccgcaaaaaaaatagaaaaaaaagatgactagggcaaaaaaaTTAGGGGGAAAATAGAATTGTTGCTGCCCAGGATCGAACTGGAGACCTTCAGTGTGTAAGACTGACGTGATAACCACTACACCACAGCAACTGTTTATTTGTTTCTAATTAACACCTTAATTGTATCGTAAGTCCTATTATTACATTCCTAGCCTCCTTACCGTTCGTATCATCGTCCTGTTATCTTCACCGTGATAATATTACGCACCAAAACAACTTTTATCATTGTTTTTCTAAATTATAATTGTTAATAATACTTGTACTCCCTCTGGTCGGAATTAATCGCCGACAATTAATATGGGTCGAAGGGAGTGTCATTTTTTCACAAAGAAGGCGCATACCATACTGAGTTAGGATGGCTCAGCCACCTTACCGCCTCATCTAAGAGATCCACCCTTCCACTGCCCCTTGTTATAGTCCCATCATCCATGATCATGGAGCGATGGCGGACTCTGCCAAAGTGCCGGTGCTCGCATGAGACGAGAGATGATGCAAGGCGAGGTTGGAGGAGGGAGAACGTAGAGGTGGAGCATATCGGAATTTGAAGGTGGGAATGGAGGCCTTATTGGATATGGGTGGGTGGGCcgatttttttgggtgggttagggTAATCGACTAGAATAACTAAAGTTTGGGTGTTATTTATAAGAACTGTATAATTTGTGCCCGCGCTAAATGCAAATGGTGTTATTGTTTGAACTCTGACCACAAGATGGAGATCGTCAATGTGATTTGATGGAGATACGACGTTGCCCCCATTCTTCCCTATACCTCCAAGGATATAGGGTTCGCCCAACACAACATTACCACGGACTCGCCCTACCCGACCGGCCAATGTATTGCCTTTGCTCAGATGTGTGACAAAATATGAGGAGCGGATGTCTGGTACAATTGAGGGTAATTATATGCGACTGGATTTTCAGTTGCTGTTTATGTAGATATGTTGTCTTAAAGAAAGATAACTTGGCCAAGCGTATATATTTTTTTGAACGGTCACCGGGGGGAGAgcttccccacctgaatatattaccacTCAATGGAAGTTCGAGTATTACAACAGAGAAAAGTTATCGTGATGGGTGGCACAATGTGGCACATCTTTGTCTCATGTCCACCCTCTCACTTTTGCGGCAGACTGTTCACGTTTGTTTCAATATACATTTAAAAACGGGTGCCTCAATATGTTTGGGAACTAGCTAACTATAAATGGGTTAGTGATAGGAGGCTCAGATCTGAGTGAGAGTGTGCCATTATATTAGGTTATATGGAATTGTCTAAATGATGTTGTTTCTAACCGTATTAGGCCTCGTACAATGCAACACGCTTAGGAAAGGTGTTTAGAAAAATAAATCAGTCTtttttaagcaccggtgcttatctgTAGAGGATAGACGCTTAATGGGGCGCCTCTCATGTAGAAATAGGCACTTATAAAACtcgatttatttttctaagcacctaaCATTGTAGGAGGCCTTGGAGTTTTCAACTtcttgtaagccaaatatcgagtcCATACATGATGCTCACTTAAACATCAACATGTGAAGACGTGGGAGACTTTGTCTTATGTGTGCAGCCACTAGGAGATGATGATGTAGCAATATGATTGGTAGAGCATAAGTATGATATGTAATCTTTTGTTGTTGGTCCGCGATTTCCTTTCAATGTATTACTTCAATTTAATCTCGATAAAAATATGCTCGCGTGCGCACCCAAAGTACCGATAGAACATAACAAAGAAAGAAAGCAGAAATAAAGCTAGTTTATtgatggagagaaaaataataatttAATCAATCATTTCGTCCtgctatattatcattgacatgcaAAAAAAATCCCAGAGGACCAGggtcaaaaaaaaagaggaaaaaaagaaatGCTGCTGCCCAGGATCGAACTGGAGACCTTCAGTGTGTAAGACTGACGTGATAACCACTACACCACAGCAGCTGTTGTTGTGCATATCTAATTAACACCTTAATTGTACGGTAACCATTATTATTAGGTTCAGCCTACATCCGTTATCTTCAGCACTGAATCTTCAGGTCACACTTCTCACGGATCTGTCTTGGCGAAGCTCAACCCTTACCTCAGGAGTCCGGGATCCGGGAAGGTAAAGCCGATAGTCGACCCAAAGGGGCCGGCCTTCCCCCTTCTCCCGCCTCCCGGGTTACAGAGGCAATTTGTTACCTTGAGACAGGGAGAGCCTCCAGCAAAATAGTTAGTTATTTTGCCTGTTCCTTTTGGAGTGAACAAACCAGAGACCCAGAGTAAAAGTTCATTTCAGGTACAGCTCATAGAACTACAAGAGATATACATTGCGCCGAACCATGTTTGATTTCAACGAGCATACAGTACAGATAGATTGCTCTCTGTTCATGAGGTTTATGTAAACTACGGAATCGTCGATCCTCCGGCGGGGGTTGGGTTGGGTTTGGAACTACTGGCATGCCTACTGCTTTGGAGCCAATCTGATTGGGCAGATTGCAAATGCCATGAGGCGTGCCGCAAAGGCCAGCGAGAACCGCTCATCCTCGGTCAGTGTCCTCTCTATCACCTTAACAACAGATGGATCCTGCCATGAGGGAGATCACATTTTATTGTTACATAATACAGATGTCTACACAAAGATGTTGATTAGAAAAGCAGACATGCTTAGCTCGAGAAATGAAACTATAAGATATATCTGTCTAATTAGCATAAAAATAGGCAGGCTGTATACCTTTATCTGCAGTTGGCTGGGAGCAGGACGAATCCGGGCGATGTCACCGACTCTGATCACATTGTTGACGTTTCCGTGTTCATCTGTCTCTGACGGCAACGAACTCGAGTGCCTCCAATTACCCCCAACTATGAACTTGTAGTAGTACCTGAACCAGTATGGGTTAGTTACTTGTGGGTAACTCTAAAGTATCACAGGAAAATTGATCATAAGTTGAACCAAGATAGAAAGATGGCATCTCTCTGCAATATTCTCATATAATACCAACTCCAAGGTACTGATGAATCTCGTTACTGATATTTTTTTTCAGAATCAAATAATTGACAGCTTACTTTCCATGTCGAAGTCGAACTTCAGCTTCATATCTGGATCCGCCCTTGTGGTTGCACTTTAATTTGTCTTTCCAGTTACTTGTAAAATCCCCCACCAATTCCACGTCCTCACCCTGGATAGCATCAATTCCGTCAGGCTAGTTAGTGATTATCAACATGAAGATAGAAATTAACGACAATGGTTTCACACCAAAATACTGCTCAATGGTGCATTCTGGATACATTCTGTCATGAACGAACTTACCTCCCGACCATTGTTCCAAACAAAGCACACTGAATGTGTAGGAGTGCCATCATGTCTTCCATTTTCGACTAATGCAATGAGATCCCAAGTTGCCCAAACAATTGCAGCTCTGTGTATTCAAATGAAACTTTAAGCTCCCAAAACCATACCACAATAACCAAGACAGTGGAAATAAGAACCAGACTGCTCTTATTAGTTGGGTTAATTCCCAGACATTAAGAAAACTATGTCATATAAAACTACCTGTCAGGCCTACATGAATGCAACCCAGTGATGAACTTGTGAGCAATATGAAGAGGTGTATCTTGAACCCAATGTAGATACGCAATCACACATGCTGGTGATCTATCATATCCAGTGGTACAAGTCACATATATACGGTAGTTCTTCCGTATCAGCCGCAAAAGAAGACCAACACAAAAATGAAGCTTCTTTCTCAAGTCCATGGAATCAACCTCTCTGAAAAAAATATAGAAATAGAGGGCATCTATAGTTCAATCACAAGCAGATTCCATAGGAAGTGCCAACTATATAGCAGCGACGTCATTTCTTAAACAGGAAAGTACAACACCTATCAAACAGAAGGGTATATAGTAAAGATAATGCTGAACATCACATACTATATTAGCCAGTATCTACATAACCCTACTTACTGTAAGTCTGTAACTACAaaataaaggaaaaataaatatcTCTTTTAACAGGAAAAAGACTGCTGCAAATCATCATGATGTTATTCTGACGACAAGAATAAATATCTCTTTTACTCAGTGATATTATAATAGATTTAAGCACATCCAGTGTTGCTACTGCAAGGCACTCTAATGAACTAAGTTTTTCATTCTGATCTACGAGTGAGAAGAATAAAATCCTACCGAATAGGGTAGTTAATCATCAAGATGTTGTTCTGACGACAAGAATAAATATCTCTTTTACTCAGTTATATTATAATAGATTTAAGCACATCCAGTGTTGCTACTGCAAGGCACTCTAATGAACTAAGTTTTTCATTCTGATCTACGAGTGAGAAGAATAAAATCCTACCGAATAGGGTAGTTAATCATCAAGATGTTGTTCTGACGACAAGAATTGTTGATAGCCTCGGAATTTATTCCCCAGTTAATGCGCTCACTTTCACTTTGGAAATTCAGAACAGCAGTAATACCCTGGTGCCTTTTAAAATATCAGAAACTTAACTGAATGGTAAAAGGCCAGGTACAAATTGAACAAATAAGATTTCTGTTCATTGTGCTATGTCAGTGAACCTACCACCGTCTCTGATAACATCTTCACATCCTTTTGTGTTTGTATGCATGATCCAACATATATTTGCTCAGTAATCTGTGATAAAATACATCGAATATTCAAAGATTGCTATGCTGATTGACAGACTAATCCTAAAGTCTTGAAAGGAAATGCATAGCACCTTCATCACTTCATGTAGTATACATAGCAAAAGAAGAAGATGATACAGAATTATTTACCGACCTTGCTGTATTGCATACCAAGTGAATGATTATAGTACAGTTCACCTTTAGCACGGTCTAGGGCTTTAATGTACTCCTCCAAAGGAAAACTACCATGTGCCCATTCAGCGTCCATGTCATCCTCATCAGAGTAAAAGCCAACAATCTCACTCATCCAATTTGCAAGGTTCGTACTCCTCCTATTGAGTCCATCTTTCTCACTAGATAAAAGCGCCCATCCTTGGGAACTTAGTAGCCTCGGGGAAAATACAGCAAAACCAGATTTCCCATTTCCTGGAGATGATTTATTCAGCTTTGAGGACAAGATAGCACTATTCCAGGTCGGAAGAGAAACCCTCCCTCTGTTAAATAGGATATGATAATCTTCATTTTGATGCAACTGGTGTATTGGATAAGGCGCAACTGGCCTTTCAAGGACAAGATTGCATGGTCCTGACTCTTGTTTTAGAACCATCCTGCAGATACATTACAGAAAACATATGACCAAACAAATAAGTGCAAGTTCAAACTTCTAAGAGTGACCACTAGTTACATCCTACTTTCAGAGATTCAACATTAGTAAGTTTAATTAAGGATGTTCAAACCACTAATGTTTTGATGGAATGGTACAATTGGAGCATGCACAATGCAAAGTGCTTATGTGCGACTCAGTTTCGCCACATCATTATTCACCTACAAGTCCTATCTCCTACAATGCAAGCATCTCTTTGTAGGTGCTTAGATGATTTATTAAATATCAGCTGGTACTAGTTAAATGCATAAGTGCCTCCGAAGCATGGGTGCCTAGTCAACCACTCATCCTTTATAATAAAAAAACTCCTTGAAATGCGAATTGTTGCTAAGACGCACTCCtttttaaaacggagggagtattatggtTAAAGTATGCCCATACTACATAGTTTTGAGATGCCATACAGTTATGAATTGACACCACATATTTGCTCTAGGTTGCAACAGATGTACAGGATAACATAGCTAATATCAAGCAGAAAACCTCCTATCTAGCACAATGATTTTTTTGTGATACTTGAAGAATGCGAAGAAGGTTTCAGCAATAGAAACTTTACTAGTGCCATACTCCGTGTCACCTAGGTCTTTTATGCTGACAAGACCCTCGTTGTGGACAGTGCCTGCCTTCTTGAGAGTGTCCCCAACCATTATGATCCGCGACTTCTCTGCATTtccctgcagcagcagcagcagcagcagcaacatttACAGTTAgtaaatttgcaaaaacctttccaAATCAGAAATGGCCATAGCACACAGTTCAGAGAGATAGCTCATTCACAACGATATATGCAGAGAAACGGCTCTCTGGTTTTGGACAAGTTGGCAGTATGTCTGTCAGTAATCAGTATCCCTCTACCGTAGATTAGTGGCAAATTCGAGTGGTAATAAAAGATCAACTGAAGGGAAGTGAGGAACAGGAAGAATAACGTTGCAAGGTCGAATTTTTACCCCTCTCTTGAGAGAGTGTACGAAGACGCGGCCGTCGACGGCGAGCGCGAAGCGGAGGCCGAGCGGGCGGTCGACGGCGACCATGTACTCGTTGAGGTTCATCCTCCTCGCCGCCGCAGcgggcccctcctcctcctccttctggccgccctccgtggccgccacgacggccggccccctcctcctactGCTGCTGCGCCTTCTTGAAGAGGAGGCGGCGCGGACGCTGGACGCCGCCGGCGGAGGCGGCGCCGCTGGCCCGACTCCGATGGGACCCCGTGGGGTGAGGAGGGCAATGCTTGAAGGGGGCATGAGGCTGAGCGCCATGATTTGGGGATTGGATCGGGCGGCGGTGCTGATCGGGGGTGGAATGCCGGAGCGGAGCGGCGCGGGATCAGAGGGGCATGGGGATGGGAAGTGTGTGGAAAGAAACTGTAAGCGGAAGCAAAGGGAAGAGTACCACGTGCAGACATGGGAGACACGCTCCCGTGCTCCCGGGCCATCTCGGCCGTTGGATCTCTCCCATGCTGCCGTGTTAGATCTTACTCCTCCGTCCGGAAATTCTTGTCATCGAAAtga encodes:
- the LOC119349798 gene encoding phosphoglucan phosphatase LSF1, chloroplastic-like isoform X2 is translated as MVLKQESGPCNLVLERPVAPYPIHQLHQNEDYHILFNRGRVSLPTWNSAILSSKLNKSSPGNGKSGFAVFSPRLLSSQGWALLSSEKDGLNRRSTNLANWMSEIVGFYSDEDDMDAEWAHGSFPLEEYIKALDRAKGELYYNHSLGMQYSKITEQIYVGSCIQTQKDVKMLSETVGITAVLNFQSESERINWGINSEAINNSCRQNNILMINYPIREVDSMDLRKKLHFCVGLLLRLIRKNYRIYVTCTTGYDRSPACVIAYLHWVQDTPLHIAHKFITGLHSCRPDRAAIVWATWDLIALVENGRHDGTPTHSVCFVWNNGREGEDVELVGDFTSNWKDKLKCNHKGGSRYEAEVRLRHGKYYYKFIVGGNWRHSSSLPSETDEHGNVNNVIRVGDIARIRPAPSQLQIKDPSVVKVIERTLTEDERFSLAFAARLMAFAICPIRLAPKQ
- the LOC119349798 gene encoding phosphoglucan phosphatase LSF1, chloroplastic-like isoform X1, whose amino-acid sequence is MALSLMPPSSIALLTPRGPIGVGPAAPPPPAASSVRAASSSRRRSSSRRRGPAVVAATEGGQKEEEEGPAAAARRMNLNEYMVAVDRPLGLRFALAVDGRVFVHSLKRGGNAEKSRIIMVGDTLKKAGTVHNEGLVSIKDLGDTEMVLKQESGPCNLVLERPVAPYPIHQLHQNEDYHILFNRGRVSLPTWNSAILSSKLNKSSPGNGKSGFAVFSPRLLSSQGWALLSSEKDGLNRRSTNLANWMSEIVGFYSDEDDMDAEWAHGSFPLEEYIKALDRAKGELYYNHSLGMQYSKITEQIYVGSCIQTQKDVKMLSETVGITAVLNFQSESERINWGINSEAINNSCRQNNILMINYPIREVDSMDLRKKLHFCVGLLLRLIRKNYRIYVTCTTGYDRSPACVIAYLHWVQDTPLHIAHKFITGLHSCRPDRAAIVWATWDLIALVENGRHDGTPTHSVCFVWNNGREGEDVELVGDFTSNWKDKLKCNHKGGSRYEAEVRLRHGKYYYKFIVGGNWRHSSSLPSETDEHGNVNNVIRVGDIARIRPAPSQLQIKDPSVVKVIERTLTEDERFSLAFAARLMAFAICPIRLAPKQ